One window from the genome of Rufibacter tibetensis encodes:
- a CDS encoding alpha/beta hydrolase produces the protein MYTHKKQVISHGKPLSETGKALIMIHGRGASAESILSLADHLPVDDFSLFAPQATNHSWYPYSFMAPTEQNQPALDSALEQIHDLVKTIAGEGISSQNIYLLGFSQGACLASEYAARNAQQFGGLFLFTGGLIGPQLDTGNYKGDFQKTPVLITTGDPDPHVPVSRVEETVKVLEGINAVVTKKLYKGRPHTILQEEITLAMQILSGKERD, from the coding sequence ATGTATACCCACAAAAAACAAGTTATCTCGCACGGCAAGCCTTTGTCTGAAACCGGCAAGGCCCTGATCATGATCCATGGGCGGGGAGCCTCCGCAGAAAGCATCTTGTCTTTAGCAGATCATCTGCCGGTAGACGACTTTTCTCTGTTCGCACCGCAGGCCACCAATCATAGTTGGTACCCGTACAGTTTTATGGCGCCTACGGAGCAAAACCAACCTGCATTGGATTCTGCCTTGGAGCAGATCCATGACCTGGTGAAAACCATTGCCGGGGAGGGCATCAGCAGCCAAAACATTTACCTGCTGGGTTTCTCTCAAGGCGCTTGCCTTGCATCAGAATACGCGGCTAGAAACGCGCAGCAATTTGGCGGGTTGTTCCTGTTCACCGGCGGGTTGATTGGTCCGCAACTGGACACGGGCAACTACAAAGGAGACTTCCAGAAAACCCCGGTCCTGATCACCACGGGTGACCCAGACCCGCACGTGCCGGTGAGCCGGGTAGAGGAAACTGTCAAGGTTTTGGAAGGAATAAATGCCGTGGTCACGAAGAAGCTCTACAAAGGCAGGCCTCATACTATTCTGCAGGAGGAAATAACACTGGCCATGCAGATTCTCTCCGGCAAGGAAAGAGACTAA
- a CDS encoding cupin domain-containing protein, whose protein sequence is MEVFKITRVYVDAHGESHFEEIAKPLRSVGEIGFLSEPEEVESIIFRKVLPTYDYDFHTAPARQFIVLLDGEIEIETSLGKKRQFKASDILLVEDTTGKGHRTKNLIPAVRSSIFITLKAKAEE, encoded by the coding sequence ATGGAAGTATTTAAGATAACCCGCGTGTACGTGGATGCCCACGGGGAAAGCCATTTTGAAGAGATTGCCAAGCCCCTGCGTTCTGTGGGGGAGATTGGCTTTCTGTCAGAACCGGAGGAGGTGGAAAGCATCATCTTCCGGAAGGTTTTGCCCACCTATGACTATGACTTCCACACGGCCCCAGCCCGGCAGTTCATCGTGCTCCTGGACGGCGAGATTGAGATTGAAACCTCATTGGGCAAGAAACGCCAGTTCAAAGCCAGTGACATTCTGCTGGTAGAAGACACCACCGGCAAAGGCCACCGCACCAAAAATCTGATTCCCGCGGTTAGGAGTTCCATTTTTATTACCTTGAAAGCGAAGGCGGAAGAGTAG
- a CDS encoding YceI family protein gives MATIKWAVDPMHSEVQFKVKHLMITTVTGYFQRFHVEAETADEEFTSANNVVFTADVDSINTNNEQRDTHLKSADFFDASSHGEIRFTGSNYESVGGDQYKLHGDLTIKGITKPVTVNVEFGGIVVDPYGQTKAGFTVTGKISRKEFGLTWNAVTEAGSVVVSDEIKLQAEIQLVKQV, from the coding sequence ATGGCAACTATCAAATGGGCAGTAGACCCAATGCACAGTGAAGTTCAGTTCAAAGTAAAACACTTAATGATCACTACGGTGACTGGTTACTTCCAGCGTTTCCACGTGGAAGCCGAAACCGCTGATGAGGAATTCACCAGTGCCAACAACGTAGTGTTCACCGCCGATGTGGACTCTATCAACACGAACAACGAGCAGCGCGACACCCACTTGAAATCTGCTGATTTCTTTGATGCCTCCAGCCACGGAGAAATCCGTTTCACAGGTTCTAACTACGAGAGCGTAGGAGGTGACCAATACAAACTGCACGGCGACTTAACCATCAAAGGCATTACCAAGCCAGTGACGGTGAATGTAGAGTTCGGCGGAATTGTGGTTGACCCTTATGGCCAGACCAAAGCAGGTTTCACGGTAACCGGTAAAATCAGCCGCAAAGAGTTTGGTTTGACCTGGAACGCGGTAACTGAAGCTGGTAGCGTAGTGGTAAGCGACGAGATCAAGTTGCAAGCCGAGATACAGTTGGTAAAGCAAGTCTAA
- a CDS encoding pirin family protein, with protein MQLERYSPAQRGLKDIGWLKSNFLFSFSGYYNPVRAGFGLLRVFNDDYVDPENGFGIHPHANMEIISVMLSGSMSHIDSLGYKETVHKDWVQIMSAGSGMRHEEHNVGQDEVNFLQIWIEPKLQNITPRYQRRSFPEDKRVNQLTTIVSNEEGQSHCWINQNAKLSLGYFEKGQPLTYSFNPLNKGLFVFNINGSFEVNDQPLTDREALGLWDTNQLQFSFQTDSRFLLIEVPVNH; from the coding sequence ATGCAACTAGAGAGATATTCTCCCGCACAAAGAGGCCTGAAAGATATAGGTTGGCTTAAAAGCAATTTCCTCTTCAGCTTTTCTGGCTACTACAATCCGGTAAGGGCAGGCTTTGGGTTGCTGCGGGTATTCAACGATGATTATGTGGACCCGGAAAACGGCTTCGGCATTCATCCGCACGCCAACATGGAGATCATCTCGGTGATGCTCTCCGGTTCTATGAGCCACATTGACTCTTTGGGCTACAAAGAAACGGTGCACAAAGACTGGGTGCAGATTATGAGTGCCGGCAGCGGCATGCGACACGAAGAGCACAACGTGGGCCAGGACGAGGTCAACTTCCTGCAGATATGGATTGAGCCCAAGCTGCAGAACATCACGCCCCGGTACCAACGCCGCTCTTTCCCCGAAGATAAACGGGTAAACCAGCTGACCACTATTGTGAGCAACGAGGAAGGGCAGAGCCACTGTTGGATAAACCAGAACGCGAAACTCTCTCTGGGGTACTTTGAGAAAGGCCAGCCGCTTACGTATTCTTTTAACCCCCTAAACAAAGGCCTCTTCGTCTTCAACATCAACGGTTCATTTGAAGTAAATGACCAACCGTTGACTGACCGTGAAGCGCTGGGCCTTTGGGACACAAATCAGCTTCAATTTAGTTTCCAAACCGATAGCAGATTCCTCCTCATTGAGGTGCCTGTCAACCACTAA
- a CDS encoding ring-cleaving dioxygenase: MENRILGLHHITAIAGSAKKNVHFYTKVLGLRLLKKTVNFDDPGTYHLYYGDERGSAGTILTFFPYEGARRGSAGTGMVTNIGYSVPEGSFDFWIDRFEKHNVIYNKPSEKFGEQYLTFLDPDGLKLELVIPKNQDNRVAWETNEVNASVATKGFHSVTLTLRDIKGTAAVLTDVFGYTLLEKSGNRYRYITDAVEHAAIIDLVELPNEARGIGGAGTNHHIAFRVKDEDTLMQFQQKVMRAGLGLQITNKIDRNYFYSLYFREPGGVLFEIATDNPGFGIDEPWDKLGSSLLLPPQYEPRRADIEAVLPKLD; encoded by the coding sequence ATGGAAAATAGAATATTAGGCCTGCATCACATCACGGCCATCGCAGGGTCGGCTAAAAAGAACGTACACTTCTATACTAAAGTCCTGGGGCTGCGCCTGCTCAAGAAAACCGTCAACTTTGACGACCCCGGCACTTACCACCTGTACTACGGTGATGAGCGCGGCAGTGCGGGTACCATCTTAACCTTCTTCCCCTATGAAGGCGCCCGCCGCGGCAGCGCCGGCACCGGCATGGTCACCAACATTGGGTACTCTGTGCCTGAAGGCAGCTTTGATTTCTGGATCGATCGGTTTGAGAAGCACAACGTCATCTACAACAAGCCCTCTGAGAAATTCGGCGAGCAGTACCTGACCTTCCTGGACCCAGATGGTCTGAAACTGGAACTGGTCATCCCTAAAAACCAGGACAACCGGGTCGCCTGGGAAACAAACGAAGTGAACGCCAGCGTGGCCACCAAAGGCTTCCACAGCGTGACCTTGACCCTGCGCGACATCAAAGGCACGGCAGCTGTTTTGACCGATGTGTTTGGCTACACCTTACTGGAGAAAAGCGGCAATCGCTACCGCTACATCACCGATGCCGTGGAGCACGCCGCTATCATTGACCTAGTAGAGTTGCCGAACGAAGCACGGGGCATCGGCGGGGCCGGTACCAACCACCACATCGCGTTCCGGGTGAAAGACGAGGATACCCTCATGCAGTTCCAGCAGAAAGTTATGCGCGCCGGCCTAGGTCTACAAATCACAAATAAGATTGACCGCAACTACTTCTACTCACTGTATTTCCGGGAGCCGGGTGGGGTGCTGTTTGAGATTGCCACTGATAATCCGGGCTTCGGGATTGATGAGCCTTGGGATAAACTAGGTTCCAGCTTGTTGCTGCCTCCGCAGTACGAACCGCGCCGCGCCGATATTGAGGCTGTTTTGCCAAAACTGGACTAA
- a CDS encoding GNAT family N-acetyltransferase encodes MEPEIINNPAAHKFETTVEGKTAFIQFKLRGDVMTVLHTIVPEELEGRGLAAAMSTHVLKYLEAEKMQLVPLCPYMLAFLKKHPAYQHLVKNKLV; translated from the coding sequence ATGGAACCAGAAATCATCAATAACCCGGCTGCCCACAAGTTTGAAACTACAGTAGAAGGGAAGACCGCTTTTATCCAGTTCAAGTTAAGAGGTGATGTGATGACAGTGCTGCACACCATTGTGCCCGAAGAACTGGAAGGCCGTGGCTTGGCAGCGGCCATGTCTACCCACGTGCTAAAGTACCTGGAGGCCGAAAAGATGCAGTTGGTTCCGCTGTGCCCGTACATGTTAGCGTTTTTAAAGAAGCACCCAGCGTATCAACACTTAGTAAAAAATAAGTTAGTTTAG
- a CDS encoding NADPH-dependent FMN reductase has product MKLVVVSGSARPQRQSHQVALEVGRRLEEKGHTIHLLDVRALNFPLLENTFDKTAEPSEQMKETSAAIAQSDGLILVSLEYNGSYSGALKNTLDYFYKEYYHKPFGIVAVSAGMLGGINAAKSLQHYALTLNGIVLPNSLITPKVQTLFQDGQLIDAAYASRLDKFLDDFLWLGKAIQATHVLH; this is encoded by the coding sequence ATGAAACTAGTAGTAGTATCTGGGAGTGCCCGTCCGCAGCGGCAGTCCCACCAGGTGGCGTTGGAAGTAGGGAGAAGACTGGAAGAAAAAGGGCACACCATCCATTTGCTGGACGTGCGGGCGTTGAACTTCCCTTTGCTGGAAAATACCTTTGACAAAACCGCTGAACCTTCTGAACAGATGAAGGAAACCAGCGCCGCCATTGCCCAGAGCGATGGGTTGATCCTGGTTTCACTGGAATACAACGGAAGCTACTCCGGCGCCCTGAAAAACACCCTGGACTACTTCTACAAAGAGTACTATCATAAGCCCTTCGGTATTGTGGCTGTATCGGCGGGCATGTTGGGTGGCATCAACGCAGCCAAAAGCCTGCAGCACTACGCCCTCACCTTGAACGGGATTGTACTGCCCAATTCCCTCATCACGCCCAAAGTACAAACCTTATTTCAGGACGGACAATTAATAGATGCCGCTTACGCAAGCCGGCTAGATAAATTCCTGGACGATTTTCTATGGTTAGGTAAAGCCATTCAGGCCACCCACGTGTTACACTAA